The Acidicapsa ligni genome has a window encoding:
- a CDS encoding 4-hydroxy-3-methylbut-2-enyl diphosphate reductase: MTLLAQESLPNVGRADSSAAQKRVLLLKPRGFCAGVVRAIDIVKIALETFGAPIYVRREIVHNRFVVNELAEKGAIFVNEIEEVPAGQRVIYSAHGVSPAVREASKARGLKVIDATCPLVTKVHVEAVKFAKQGYSLVLVGHRDHDEIEGTLGEAPEATQVVSNVEEVEALVVVDPDRVAYLTQTTLSLDEARDIIHALKVKFPNIVGPHTQDICYATENRQVAVRNVAPGANLVLVVGSTNSSNSNRLVEVSNNLGTQAYLIDNSAAIDPKWLEGVNSVAVTAGASAPEVLVEDVINYLQQNGYSSVEEVEVMPENVRFGLPPEIIQAIGGANGAQSIPVR, from the coding sequence GTGACACTCTTAGCTCAGGAATCTCTTCCCAACGTTGGCCGCGCGGATAGCAGCGCGGCTCAAAAACGCGTTCTGTTGCTCAAGCCTCGTGGATTTTGCGCTGGCGTAGTTCGTGCGATTGACATTGTCAAAATTGCGCTCGAAACATTCGGCGCGCCAATCTACGTCCGCCGCGAAATCGTCCACAACCGATTTGTGGTCAACGAGTTGGCAGAAAAGGGCGCAATCTTCGTCAACGAAATTGAAGAAGTGCCAGCCGGCCAGCGTGTGATCTACAGTGCGCACGGTGTCTCCCCTGCAGTCCGCGAAGCCAGTAAAGCACGCGGTCTTAAGGTGATTGATGCCACCTGCCCACTCGTGACCAAGGTTCACGTCGAAGCCGTCAAGTTCGCCAAGCAGGGCTACTCGCTCGTGCTCGTCGGTCATCGCGATCACGATGAGATCGAAGGCACCCTGGGCGAAGCTCCTGAAGCGACGCAGGTTGTTTCCAACGTCGAAGAGGTTGAAGCGCTGGTCGTGGTCGATCCTGATCGTGTCGCCTATCTGACGCAGACCACGCTTTCTCTCGACGAGGCGCGCGATATTATTCACGCCCTTAAGGTAAAGTTCCCAAACATTGTAGGGCCGCATACGCAGGACATCTGCTACGCCACTGAGAATCGTCAGGTTGCCGTGCGCAACGTTGCCCCCGGAGCGAATCTGGTGTTGGTTGTTGGTTCGACCAACAGCTCGAACTCAAATCGCCTGGTCGAAGTTTCTAACAACCTCGGCACTCAGGCGTATCTCATTGATAACTCCGCAGCAATTGATCCCAAGTGGCTGGAGGGCGTGAATTCCGTTGCCGTGACAGCCGGAGCCTCCGCACCGGAAGTTCTAGTCGAGGATGTGATCAATTATTTGCAACAAAACGGGTATTCCAGCGTCGAAGAAGTTGAAGTTATGCCGGAAAATGTGCGCTTCGGTTTGCCGCCTGAGATCATCCAAGCTATCGGTGGCGCGAACGGCGCCCAGTCGATTCCAGTCCGCTAG